The Luteitalea sp. genomic sequence CGAGGCATCTGGGACCAAGGCGGCCCAAAAGAGGAGGCGCGCCCCAATGAGCGCAGCAAGCGCGACTCCGGTCAGCTGCACGTAGCGCCCGCGCGAGCGCACCCGGCGACGGGACACGCCCCAGACCGCGGCGACGAGCAGCGCTGTCACGCCGAGAATGGCGAAGGCGAGCGCGCGGATCCGGCGGCGGCCGTCGGCACGCAGGCGCGCCAGCTCACCGGGTGACACATCCGCTTGGAGCAAGGCTTGGCCGTCCGGCGCGCGGATGACGACCGCTTCACGGCCGCTCCCCCGTTTCGGCGCGGCGAGTCGGACGGGGGTCATCGACACCGGGGCAAGCTTCGTGGGAAGCGGGAAGGAGATCTCGCCGGCGTCGTAAGCCGAGTCGGGTGGCGAGAGACCACGTTCGGCGACAACGGTTCCCAGCCTGATGGCTTTCTTGCCCGAAGCCGGACGCTCGATCGGGGCGACATCCACCAGTCGCCAGCCAAGGGCGCCCCGAGCAACACGGAGGCCCGCTCCCTCGTCTGGTTCTACGAGTTGGATATCGAGCTCCGCTGACGGCCGGCCGCTCCACGCCGTGGCCTCTCCTCGGGCATCGTAGATGGTGACCGCCAGCCCCGGGATGTCCTGCCGAGCGCCGGGCAGCGCGGCGAGGTCGAAGAGAGTACGGATGTCAGGTGCGCGCCGGTCGAGCGCATCAGCCACACGCGAGTCGGCCACGAGCGTCGCCACCACACGTTCGAGCGCCGCCATGCGGGAGGCCATCTCGTCCCGCACGGCCCGCTCCACGCGCGCCGCTGCGGCCTCCGGCGTCTGGCCGAGACGCCACGTCTCCCACGCGAGACCGACGACGACCGCAAGCAGCGCGCATGCTCCGCCCGCGAGCAGCACCTGCCACCACGGTGCCGGGCCAACGCCGCGTTCGATGAGAGGACGACGCATCATTCGACGATCTTCCAATCCGGCCACGCCTCCAGGTTCACATCAGCAGTCTAACGCCTGCCCTCGCTCACCTTGTCACCCCATCACCCGGTCACTCCGTCACCCGGTCACCCGGTCACCCGGTGCTATACTGCGAGACAGGGTGGCCTCGCGGCCGCCCTTTGCTGCATGAGTCACCTTCCGACCCTGAAGGCGCCGCTCAAGCGCGGCGCCCTGGTCACTGCCGCGAACTGGCCCCTCCTGCTCGTTCAGTTCGTTGCCGAATCCACGTTCAAGCTGCTCATCGCGGTACCTGTCATCGGCGGTGTGTTTCTGGTCGCGTTGGCGCTCCACCGCGACGTGGACGACCTGTGGCAGTGGAACCTCCGCGACAGTATCGGCGCCCTTCTCGAGGCCTTGAGATCGCATCCGGCGGCGCTCAGCAGCTTCATCGTGGCACTTCTCATCACGGTCGTTGGCGGATCCGCGCTGATGTTTCTCATCAAGGGCGGGACGCTCAGCGTGCTCGTCGCATCGGAAGCGGGCGCCGGCCCGGTGGAACGGCTCGCCGTGCGGGCGGCCGTCCTCCGCCGCCTTCGCCGGACCGAAGTGCCGCTGTTCCTCGAGGGATGCCGTCGGCTCTTTCCACGTTTTCTCCGCCTCGGGATCTGCTTGCTCGCCGCGTACGCGCTCTTGGGTGGAGCCTACCTCCTCGCCGTCGCGTTCGGGTACCTGTTTGTCATCGATCAGGGTTGGATGTCCGTGTGGCCGTTTGTGCTGGCAGCCTGCTCGGCGGTCTTGGTAACCGCGATCACGCTCGTGAACGTGACGTACTTACTGCTGCAGATGGTCATCGCGGTCGAGGCGTGCGGCGTGCGCCACGCGCTTGGCGAGATGCTGGCGTACATTCGCGACCGTTTCTGGCTGGTCGGCGGCGTGTTTGTCATCACGCTGGTGCTCGTGCTGCTGGCGACAATTGCGTCTGCCTTGGCCACGGCCGGCCTGAGCCTGATCTCCTTCGTCCCGTTCGTGGGACTGACTGTGCTTCCGCTCCAGGTCGTGACCTGGCTGCTGCGTGGCCTCGTGTTCCAGTACCTCGGCCTGACGGCGTTCACCTCGTACCTGTCCATCTACCAGGCGCGCCGGCGCGACGCGCTAGCCGGAGCGACGCCCAACCCGCTCGCCGTTGGGCGCTCGGCATGATGCAGTACGACCGCTTCCTCTCGCGCGCGGGCGAGGCGCTCTTGCAGTCGGCCATCCGGCAAATGGGCGTGATGGCAGCGCAGCGCCCGGACGTGATCTCGTTTGCCCCAGGTTACCCGGCGCCGGACACGTTCGTGTGGGACGAGTACCGCGACATCGCGGCCGAGTTGCTCCGTGGCCGCGACGCCAACGTGCTGCAGTACGGGCCGACGCGCGGCTATCCCGCCCTGCTCGATGTGTTCCAACAGCAATTGCATGCGCGCGGCATCATCGCCGCGGTTGACGAGCTGATCATCACGACTGGGTCCCAGCAGGGACTCCACCTGCTGGGACGCGTGCTCATCGATCCGGGCGACGTCGTGCTCGTGGAGCTTCCCAGCTATACGGGGGCGATAGCGGCGTTCAAGAATGCACAGGCCACGCTGGTCGGCGTCAAACAGCAAGCCGACGGCATCGACTTGGCCCACCTCGACGAAGTGCACCGGCGTCAGACTGCCGCCGGCCGTCGCGTGAAGTTCCTGTATGTCGTTCCCAACTTTCACAATCCGACCGGTGTGCTCACCAGCCTGAAAAAGCGCCGCGATCTTCTCGCGTGGGCGCAACGCGCCGATGCATTGATCGTCGAGGACGATCCGTATTGCGACCTCTGGTTCGATGACGCCGCAGAGGGGGAGATGCGACCTATCAAAGCGGATGACGAAGAAGGGCGCGTGATTTATCTCAGCAGTCTCTCCAAGACCCTCGCACCGGCGTTTCGCGTGGCCTGGATGGACGGCCCGGCGGCGCTCATCGCAAAGTTCGACACGGCAAAACAATCGACCGACCTCTGCACGAGCGGGCTGGACCAGCGTATCGCCTACGAGGCCTGCCGACGTGGTGTCCTCAACCGACAGGTTCCGGTGCTTCGTCAATACTATCAACGAAAGCGCACGGTGATGGCGGGCGCGCTGTCGCGCGAGCTCGGCGATCTGGCGCAGTGGCCACATCCACGCGGCGGCTTCTTTCTCTGGGTCGCGCTTCCACCGCAGGTGGACACGCAGGCAATGCTCGCGCGCGCCATGGGGCAGCGGGTGATCTACGTGGCGGGCCGGCCGTTCTTCGTCGACGGCAGCGGGTCGAGCTTCATGCGGCTGTCTTTCTCGTTACCCTCGCCCGAACGGATCGAGGAAGGCATTCGTCGTCTCGCCGAGGTTGTCCGCGCGGAGCTGGAACAGGCAGCCGCGCGAACGGCACGTCATTCGAGTGGTCAGTCGTAGCGAAGGCCTTCAGGCCTGCCTACGCCGCAATTGACAGGCCTTCGCTACGCGTGGCGACGCGGGGCAACACACGGGAACCCTCCACGCTGGGACGACCCCGATCCTCCTCATTCTCCGATCGGAAAGCGCATCACGCTCTGTTGCTCGCCAGTTAGTGCCTCCCACGTCGCGCGTGGAACGTGTTGCACGTCGCGGCTGACGTCGGCATACCAGCGGCGGACGTAGCGGATCGTGCACAGTGCGCGAGGTGTGTCAGTAGCTACACGACTAGACCACGTACCGACCGCCGACATCGGTAAGAAAGTGCTTGACACCATTCGAGGACCGAGCGCGTTTTTGTGCAGGAGCAGGTGAGAATCGCCCGTCGTAGGCCCTACGTTGGCCGAGGCGTAGCATTCGGACGCTAGGTCGACTGAAAAGGTCGGTCGGCGCGCTTCTCTGCGTTATGGAGCCTTTCTGCGCCTTGAAAATTGGCTCCGTATAATGGGTCATGACAACTTCATTTGCCTCGTTCGATCAGCTCTCGGATCAGGATCTGCTCCGCGAGGCCATGCACCTCGCTGCCTGCTGAAGGCCAAGGAGACCGGTACTGCTCGCCCGTCCGGGCGGACACAGCCCGAGTGCCGTCGCGGCGCGTCGTCGCGCTCGCGCCGGATTCCCGCGGCCGTCCAACGCGCCGTGTGGCAGCGCGACGGCGGGCAATGTACGTTTGTGAGCCGAAGTGGGCGCCGATGTGCCGCGCGGGGCTGGCTCGAGTTCCACCACGTGGTGCCCTTTGCCGTCGGCGGCGAGGCCTCGGTCGACAATATCTGTTTGAGGTGTCGGGCTCACAACGCGTATCAAGCCCAATGCGACTTTGGGTCGTCGGGCGCGATGCGTGTAAAGGAAGCGACACCATCATATGGAGCCACTGGAACTCGTGCCGGCACGAGTTCGGCATGCGTCTTGCGCGGGAGCCTTGGGCGATTTCCACTCGTGCCGGCGGTTGGGCGACGACTAGCTTCAAGGAGGGGCAGCCCATTGAGGCTTTCGCGACGGTGGGGGACCTATGTAGAATCCACTTGGATCTCAAGTGACATAGTGCTAACGTCCCGACTATCTCCACTGGCTGTTCAAGTGGATGTGACGGTCGACGTCCACGGTTGTACGCCGACGGAACTCCTCGTCAAGGACGACACAGGTCGCGTATGAGACGTCTCGCTCTCAGGCTTTCGAACGCCTTGCGGCCCCGGCGAGCAGAACGGCAACTCGCCAGGGAAATCAGCGCTCATCTCACGCTGCTCGAGGACGAGCTTCAGCGCCGAGGCTTGACGCCTGAGGAGGCGCAGCTCGCCGCGAAGCGCGCGTTGGGCGGCGTTGATCGAGCAAAGGAGCTCCACCGGGACGCACGGTCGTTCGTGTGGCTGGAGGACGCCCGGCGTGACGTGCGGTACGCCATACGCACGCTCGCCAGAGGCCCGGTCTTCGCCCTGGCGGCGGTCCTGACCCTTGCCATCGGTATCGGCGGCAGCAGCGCCGTCTTCAGCCTGATCAACGCCGTCCTCATACGGCCGCTGCCGTTTCACGAGCCGGAGCGGCTCGTAGTGATTTGGGAGGACGCCTCAGACATTGGGTTTCCGCGCAACGACGTGGCTCCGGCCAACTATGCGGACTGGGACGCCCAGAACGAGGTGTTTGCATCGGTCGCGGCGGTCAGCCCCTGGGGCGTGACGCTGGGCGGCAGCGAGCCGGAGAAGATCCAAGCGCGCGGCGTGACCGCAACGTTCTTTCCGCTGCTTGGCGTGACACCGGCGCTCGGACGCGTCTTCCGGGCTGATGAGGATCGTCCCGGCGGCCCGGCTGTCACGATTCTCAGCCACGGGCTCTGGCAACGTCGCTTCGGTGGCGACCCGACGATCATCGGCCGCCACCTCCTCCTCGACAACCGGCCATACACCGTCGTTGGTGTCATGCCATCAGGCTTTCAATTTCTCGAGAGCTATATCGGCCTCTGGGTGCCCGCCGCCTTCAGCCCGGAGGAGCTCACGTTTCGCGACAGCCACTATCTGACCGTCGTGGCCCGCTTGAGGCCTGGAGTGAGTCTGGCGCAGGCTCAGGCCGACGTTGACACGATCGCGACGCGCATCGCCCGCGATCACCCGAGAGAAGCGCGAGGCCTGAGGGCGCGTGTCTTGCCACTGTCCGAGCAGCTCGCGGGGGATGCCCGTCGCCCGCTCCTCCTGCTGCTCACGGCGGTTGGCGCCGTGTTGCTGATCGTCTGCGCCAACCTCGCCAGCTTACTGCTCGCCCGCGCTGCGGCACGCCGCCAGGAGATCGCCTTGCGGGGCGCCCTGGGGGCCACTCGCAGCCGGATGATCCGACAACTGCTGACCGAGACTCTCGTGCTCTCCGCGATCGGTCTGGTCCTTGGTCTCGTAGTCGCTCGGTGGACGTTCGCCTTTCTGGAGCAGCTCGTGCCGCCCAGCATGACGCTCTTCACCCCAGTGACGCTCGACGCACGCGCCCTGGGAGTGGCGGTCATTCTCTCGCTCGTCACTGGTGTCCTCTTCGGCCTCGCTCCAGCTCTCCAGATGACGCGCCCCGAGCTCAGCGAAGCCCTGAAGATGAGCGGCCGCAGCACCTCCCGGACGCAACGGGGCCGCAGCCTGTTGGTGGTGGCCGAGGTGGCGATGACGCTTGTGCTACTCGTTGCCGCCGGGCTGCTCGTCCAAACGCTTTACCGGCTGCGGTATGCGGACGTGGGGGTGCACGCAGAGGGCGTCGTGACGCTTCGGACAGTGCTGGCCACGGTCGCCGATGAGCGAGCAATAGCTGCAGCCGGCGCTTCCTTCTACAAGTACGCGGACCACGGACGCCGCACGGCGTTCTACGACGAAGTGCTCGTTCGCGTGTCGCGCCTGCCGGCTGTGGTCGCTGCAGGCTACACGACGTCTGTACCGCTCGAGTGGAAAGGCGGAACCACGAGCTTCGCCATCGAGGGAGAGGTGTCTGATCCTGCTGTGTCCTACGACGCCGCCCACCGTCAGGTCAGCACCGACTACTTCAGAGCGATCGGTATCCCTTTGCGACACGGCCGATCCTTCGATGCGGGCGACACCAAGGGCGCGCAGCCAGTCGCCATCATCAACGAGACGATGGCCCGACAGTACTGGCCCGGTGACGATGTAGTCGGAAGGCGGTTCAAGGTCGGCGAGTCCAACTCAGCGGGTCCCTGGCTCACCATCGTCGGCGTGGTTGGCGACGTCCGCCAAATGGGGCTCGCTGCTCCCGTGAAGGCCGAGATGTACCTGCCATACCAACAGTTCGACGGTCAGCCGTGGTTTGCGCCGCGTGATCTTGCTGTCAGGACCGTTGGTGACCCGATGAATCTCGTTGCGGCGATCAAACATGAGATCCATGCCGTGGATCCCGCACAGCCGATTTCCAATGTCAAAACACTCGATGAGGTGCTCGATGAGGATGTCGGAGCGCAGCGGATCGGAACCACGCTGCTCATTGCGTTTGCTGCCTTCGCGCTGCTGCTTGCGGTGGTCGGCATCTACGGCGTGATCTCATACTTTGTCGTGCAGCACGTGCCGGAGATCGGCGTGCGCATCGCGCTCGGTGCGCAGCCCCGCGACATCCTCTTGCTCGTCGCCGGCAAAGGCGTGAAGCTGGCGCTAATCGGTGTGGCCGTGGGCGCCGCCGCCGCGGTCGCAGCGACGCGCTTGATGTCCGGCCTCCTCTACGAGACGAGCGAGTCCGATCCGATCATGATCGGGATCGGGATCGGCGGCGTGCTCCTCCTCCTCATGGCACTGGTCGCGAGCTACCTACCCGCCAGGAGAGCGACCAAGCTTGACCCAATCACTGCGCTGCGGTCGGAGTAGAGCCGCAGCTCACTGGGCAGCGTCTGGTGTTTCCGGTGCCAAGCCGTACACCTTACCCTCCTCGCTGACCGCAACGAAACGCGTGCCTCCAGACCGGGTGGGCGGCACCGTAATAACCGGACCTTGAAGCTTCTCGACGTCGCTCGAGGCAAAGGTGAGGTGGCCCACCTCCTTGCCGTTGTCCAGAGAAAAGCCGCGCACCTCGGGCACCAAGCCGGACATGACGACGGTCGTCCCTACGATCTGCGGCCCGAAGTGCGGACGCCAGGGCAGAGGCGTTCGCCAGCGCTGCGCGCCGTTCAGCCAATCGTGAGCGCGAAGAACGGTGTCGAGCGAGACGAACACGACCCGCGCGCCTAGCGCATCCGCGCGGCCCACCAGATCCGCACCGGTGCGCCAGCGCCAGTCGATCTCCCCCTTGCGATCGTCGAGACAGTAGAGATAGTTGTCCGTTGACGAGACGTAAATCAGCTCCGCGTAGATGAACATCCCAACCACGGGACCGCCCAGCGTGCGCGTCCAGACCACGTCACCAGAAAAAATGTCGGCGGCTACCACGCGGGCGTCATCCAACGGTAGGTACACATGCTCCCCGTCGATGGCTGGCTGGCTTGCGGCCGCCGCGCCAAACGCCGCGCGCCAGACGACCTTGCCGTCAGCGGAACGCAGCGCAAGCAGATCGCCACTCGCGAGCGGCACGATAAGCCATCCGGCCCGCTCGACCATTGGGGCCGCGAGCTCGCCCGGGATCGGTGTCTGCCAGCGCGTGACCCCATTCGCCGCGGTAACGCCTTCAACCGAGTCCTTGCCTGCGATGAACACCAGACTGCCGTTGGAGAAGGGAGTGAGTGTGGTCGGGTGCGAAGCCTTCCAAACCACCTTCCCATCGGTCAGGGAGACCGCCGCGAGCGCGCCCGACTGAAGCGGCACATAGGCTCGGGCCGCGTCCACCCCCGCCGGTGCGACGACCGGCTCGGCGAGGTCGGCGCGCCATGCCGTCCGGAGAGGAAAGAGAACCTCATCGCTGTCGGCGGCCTCTTCCGAGTCTCGCGGGGGGTCCGGTTTCGCCTGCGCAAGAACCTCCGGCCCATGTGGAGGAGGGGAGACAGTAATAGGCCCGGCGGTGATCATGGAGGCAAGAAATGCCAACAGGCTGCGGTATCTTGGTGGCGAACCCCAAGATGTCGTGGGCACGGGCGAAGTCATCTCGTTATAATACAAGTCCGGCTTCGCGCTTCGGCGTGACAAGAGCTTCAGCAGTTGAGTGTATTTGTGTCCCACCAAACCATCATCGTCCTCGACTTCGGGTCTCAGTACACACAACTGATTGCCCGGCGTCTGCGAGAGCTGTCCGTTTACTCGGAGATCTTGCCGTTTAGCACCTCGCTCGAGGCCATCACCGCGAAGCGACCCGCCGGCATCATCCTGTCGGGCGGCCCGCGAAGCGTGTCCGACGCGGGCGCTCCATTGGCCGATCCGGGCATCCTCGAGGCAGGCGTGCCGGTGCTGGGCATTTGCTACGGGATGCAGTTCATGACCGCAGCGCTCGGCGGCGCGGTGGGCGGCGCGGCTCATCGTGAATATGGTCACGCGCTCGTCAAGGTTCAGGACAGCACGCCGCTGCTCGCCGGGCTCCCGCCAGAGCTCCGCGTCTGGGCGAGCCACGGCGACTATGTCGCCTCGGCACCCCCAGGATTCGACGTGACCGCTGTCAGCGCCAACGTTCCCGTGGCGGCCATGGAAGACCGCAGCCGCAAGCTCTTCGGTCTCCTCTTCCACCCCGAAGTGGCGCACACGGACCAAGGCACCGAAATCCTCGGCAACTTTGCCTACAAGGTGTGTGGCTGCACCGGCGACTGGACGATGGCGTCGTTTGTCGACGAGTCGGTGGCGCGCATCCGCGAACAGGTGGGCGAGGGGCGTGTGGTGTGCGGCTTGAGCGGTGGTGTCGATTCGACGGTCGCCGCGGTCATCGTGCACCGGGCCATCGGCGAACGTCTCATGTGCATCTTCGTCGACAACGGCTTGCTACGACTGAACGAGGCGCAGCAGGTGGAGGAGCGCTTTCGCAATCGTCTCCACCTGCCGCTCCAGACGGTTGACGCCTCTGCGCTCTTCCTCGAGCGACTGGCCGGCGTGACGGACCCGGAACACAAGCGAAGGATTATCGGCAAGACGTTCATCGACGTCTTCGACGAGAAGGCCTCCGAGCTCGGTCGCTTCGACTTTCTCGCGCAGGGCACCCTCTATCCCGATGTCATCGAGAGCGTCTCGGTTGTGGGACCGTCGACGGTCATCAAGAGCCACCACAATGTCGGCGGTCTGCCGGAGCAGATGCGCATGAAGCTGGTCGAGCCGCTGCGCCAGCTCTTCAAGGATGAAGTGCGTCAGGTCGGACTGACAGTCGGGCTCGATGAGGAGCTCATTTGGCGGCAGCCGTTTCCAGGACCGGGACTCGCCGTACGCATCCTGGGTGAGGTGACCTCTGAGAGACTGGACCTGCTGCAACGCGCCGACGCGGTCCTTCAAGACGAGATCCGACGACAGGGGTGGTATCGTCGTCTGTGGCAGTCGTTTGCCGTGCTGTTGCCGATCCAGAGCGTTGGCGTCATGGGTGACGCGCGCACGTACGAGTTTGCCCTGGCCGTTCGCGCCGTCGAGAGCAGAGACGGGATGACGGCGGACTGGGCGCGCTTGCCCCATGAGCTCCTTGCACGCATCTCATCTCGGCTCGTGAACGAGGTCCGCGGGATCAACAGGGTCGTCTACGACATCAGCTCGAAGCCGCCGTCGACGATTGAATGGGAATAGCACCATCTCATACGTTCGGCGTCGTCGCCCGACCTTTAGGTCGGGCGCGGCAGAGATGCAAAGCCATGCCTGACTTCGTGCACTTGCACCTGCACACGGAATATTCGCTGCTCGATGGCGCCTGCCGGATCGAGGAGCTGGTGGGACAGGCCGCCGAGCTCGGTATGCCAGCGCTGGCAGTGACCGAGCATGGCAACATGTTCTCGGCGATCGCCTTCTACGACGCCTGCCACAAGGTCGGCGTCAAGCCCATCCTCGGGTGCGAGGTTTATGTTGCGCCGGGCGACCGGCGGGTCAAGGGTGGCGTCCCTGGAGAGACGGCCAATCATCTGGTCCTCCTCGCCGAGACGAACGACGGCTTCCAGAATCTCATCAAGCTAGTGTCGTCCGGCTATACGGAGGGCTTCTACTATCGGCCGCGCATCGACAAGGAGCTCCTCGCGCAGCACGCCAAAGGCCTGATCGGTTTGAGCAGCTGCCTCAAGGGAGAGGTCGCCGAAGGCCTCTACAAGGATCGCGCGGCGAAGGCGCGAGAGGCGGCGGCGACCTACCGCGACATCCTCGGGCCCGACAACTTCTTCCTCGAGATGCAGTACCAAGGGCTCGGCGAGCAGCGCGTGGTCAACAGTGCCCTGCCGTCGT encodes the following:
- a CDS encoding aminotransferase class I/II-fold pyridoxal phosphate-dependent enzyme, with the protein product MPSALSTFSPPRDLLARRVRALGWSLPPRRRVRVPVCHRSGLDVRVAVCAGSLLGGLGNRDHARERDVLTAADGHRGRGVRRAPRAWRDAGVHSRPFLAGRRRVCHHAGARAAGDNCVCLGHGRPEPDLLRPVRGTDCASAPGRDLAAAWPRVPVPRPDGVHLVPVHLPGAPARRASRSDAQPARRWALGMMQYDRFLSRAGEALLQSAIRQMGVMAAQRPDVISFAPGYPAPDTFVWDEYRDIAAELLRGRDANVLQYGPTRGYPALLDVFQQQLHARGIIAAVDELIITTGSQQGLHLLGRVLIDPGDVVLVELPSYTGAIAAFKNAQATLVGVKQQADGIDLAHLDEVHRRQTAAGRRVKFLYVVPNFHNPTGVLTSLKKRRDLLAWAQRADALIVEDDPYCDLWFDDAAEGEMRPIKADDEEGRVIYLSSLSKTLAPAFRVAWMDGPAALIAKFDTAKQSTDLCTSGLDQRIAYEACRRGVLNRQVPVLRQYYQRKRTVMAGALSRELGDLAQWPHPRGGFFLWVALPPQVDTQAMLARAMGQRVIYVAGRPFFVDGSGSSFMRLSFSLPSPERIEEGIRRLAEVVRAELEQAAARTARHSSGQS
- a CDS encoding FtsX-like permease family protein; the encoded protein is MRRLALRLSNALRPRRAERQLAREISAHLTLLEDELQRRGLTPEEAQLAAKRALGGVDRAKELHRDARSFVWLEDARRDVRYAIRTLARGPVFALAAVLTLAIGIGGSSAVFSLINAVLIRPLPFHEPERLVVIWEDASDIGFPRNDVAPANYADWDAQNEVFASVAAVSPWGVTLGGSEPEKIQARGVTATFFPLLGVTPALGRVFRADEDRPGGPAVTILSHGLWQRRFGGDPTIIGRHLLLDNRPYTVVGVMPSGFQFLESYIGLWVPAAFSPEELTFRDSHYLTVVARLRPGVSLAQAQADVDTIATRIARDHPREARGLRARVLPLSEQLAGDARRPLLLLLTAVGAVLLIVCANLASLLLARAAARRQEIALRGALGATRSRMIRQLLTETLVLSAIGLVLGLVVARWTFAFLEQLVPPSMTLFTPVTLDARALGVAVILSLVTGVLFGLAPALQMTRPELSEALKMSGRSTSRTQRGRSLLVVAEVAMTLVLLVAAGLLVQTLYRLRYADVGVHAEGVVTLRTVLATVADERAIAAAGASFYKYADHGRRTAFYDEVLVRVSRLPAVVAAGYTTSVPLEWKGGTTSFAIEGEVSDPAVSYDAAHRQVSTDYFRAIGIPLRHGRSFDAGDTKGAQPVAIINETMARQYWPGDDVVGRRFKVGESNSAGPWLTIVGVVGDVRQMGLAAPVKAEMYLPYQQFDGQPWFAPRDLAVRTVGDPMNLVAAIKHEIHAVDPAQPISNVKTLDEVLDEDVGAQRIGTTLLIAFAAFALLLAVVGIYGVISYFVVQHVPEIGVRIALGAQPRDILLLVAGKGVKLALIGVAVGAAAAVAATRLMSGLLYETSESDPIMIGIGIGGVLLLLMALVASYLPARRATKLDPITALRSE
- a CDS encoding PQQ-binding-like beta-propeller repeat protein; translated protein: MTSPVPTTSWGSPPRYRSLLAFLASMITAGPITVSPPPHGPEVLAQAKPDPPRDSEEAADSDEVLFPLRTAWRADLAEPVVAPAGVDAARAYVPLQSGALAAVSLTDGKVVWKASHPTTLTPFSNGSLVFIAGKDSVEGVTAANGVTRWQTPIPGELAAPMVERAGWLIVPLASGDLLALRSADGKVVWRAAFGAAAASQPAIDGEHVYLPLDDARVVAADIFSGDVVWTRTLGGPVVGMFIYAELIYVSSTDNYLYCLDDRKGEIDWRWRTGADLVGRADALGARVVFVSLDTVLRAHDWLNGAQRWRTPLPWRPHFGPQIVGTTVVMSGLVPEVRGFSLDNGKEVGHLTFASSDVEKLQGPVITVPPTRSGGTRFVAVSEEGKVYGLAPETPDAAQ
- the guaA gene encoding glutamine-hydrolyzing GMP synthase; amino-acid sequence: MSHQTIIVLDFGSQYTQLIARRLRELSVYSEILPFSTSLEAITAKRPAGIILSGGPRSVSDAGAPLADPGILEAGVPVLGICYGMQFMTAALGGAVGGAAHREYGHALVKVQDSTPLLAGLPPELRVWASHGDYVASAPPGFDVTAVSANVPVAAMEDRSRKLFGLLFHPEVAHTDQGTEILGNFAYKVCGCTGDWTMASFVDESVARIREQVGEGRVVCGLSGGVDSTVAAVIVHRAIGERLMCIFVDNGLLRLNEAQQVEERFRNRLHLPLQTVDASALFLERLAGVTDPEHKRRIIGKTFIDVFDEKASELGRFDFLAQGTLYPDVIESVSVVGPSTVIKSHHNVGGLPEQMRMKLVEPLRQLFKDEVRQVGLTVGLDEELIWRQPFPGPGLAVRILGEVTSERLDLLQRADAVLQDEIRRQGWYRRLWQSFAVLLPIQSVGVMGDARTYEFALAVRAVESRDGMTADWARLPHELLARISSRLVNEVRGINRVVYDISSKPPSTIEWE